DNA sequence from the Pseudomonas fluorescens Q2-87 genome:
CAGCGCGCCCAAGTAGAAATAGCCGAAACGCCGGTAGTGCGGCAGGTCGCTCGGATGGCGCGCCACCAAATGCTTGTACAGCACCTGCCCCGCCGCGTAGGTGAAATTGGCCAGTTGCAGCAGCAAAAAACCCATGAAGAAATCCGGATTGATCCGGTCGTAGCGAATCACCGCCGCGCCGGCCACAGCCACCAGGGCCGCAATCAGCGCCCAGGGATTGAAGCGGCGGTTCAGCGCATCTTCGATCAAGGTCACGTGCAGGGGCGTCAGGATGGTAAAGAGCAACACCTCGGGCACCGTCAGCACTCGGAAGCTCAGGTACAGGCAGACGTAGGTCACGCCAAACTGCAAGGCACCAATCAACAGCATGCCGCGCATGAACGCCGGCTCCACCTGGCGCCAGCGTGTCAGCGGAATGAACACCAGCCCGGCCAGTAAGACCCGCACCAGCACGGCGAAGTAGCTGTCCACATGCCCAGCCAGGTACTCGCCGATCAGGCTGAAGGAAAACGCCTGGATCAGCGTCACAAAAAGTAGATAGCCCATACGCCCCTCGTTTCGAATGGCGGCGAAGATAGCGGGTTTTGGTGGTTGTCGCTAACCGCAATAGCCAGACCAGCACTGGACACTGTGGGAGCGAGCTTGCCCGCTCCCACAAGGGTTGCGCGGCGAGCCATGGAATCCCAGGCAAAAAAAAGCCCGATCTCGCTAAAGCGTTCAATCGGGCTGATGCACTCAGGAGCAACAAGTGCGAAGGGAGGTTCGATGCGCAGAACGGTTTGAAGGGAAGCGCCAGGTCACTAGACCACCTGGCGATTACCCGAGGATTAACGGATCAGGCGACCTGGGACAGCTTGGCGTTGGCCTGATTCAGGCCCTTCTCCTGGAAGTCGCCGCCCAGGTTCATGCCTTCGGCATGGATGAAGGTCACGTCGTGGATGCCGATGAAGCCCATGACTTGGCGCAGGTAGGGTTCCTGATGGTCGGTGCTGCCACCGGCATGGATGCCACCGCGAGCAGTCAGCACGAAGGCGCGCTTGCCGGCCAGGAGGCCCTGGGGACCAGTGGGGGTATATTTGAACGTCACCCCGGCACGCAGCACGTGGTCGAGCCAGGCTTTCAGAGTGCTCGGGATGGCGAAGTTGTACATCGGTGCAGCCATCACCAGCACGTCGGCGGCCAGCAATTCGTCGGTCAGTTGGTTGGAGCGCTCCAGCGAGGCGTTTTCGATGTCGTTGCGCTGCTCGGCGGGCTTCATCCAGCCACCCAGCAGATTGGCGTCCAGGTGCGGCACAGGGTTGATGGCCAGGTCCCGAACACTGATTTCATCGGCCGGGTGCGCGGCTTTCCACTGGCTGATGAAGGTCTGGGTCAGTTGGCGGGAAACCGAGTCTTGCTGGCGGGCACTGCTTTCGATGATCAGAACGCGGGACATAGCTTGTAGGCTCCATCTGAGAATGTTGTCAGTCGATGGAGTGAAGGTTAAACGCGAGCATATCGATGAAAAAGCGCAAATAACTGCTGTAAAGCATCGATAATTTCGTTTATAAGCGAAGCAAGCAGTGTCGCTGCCTGCTCTGGCCTATTTCGGCTGGCAGGTCAGCTGGATACGCAGCTTGATGATATTGCGGTTGAACTTGGCCGTGGCGTTCTTGAACTTGCCGGCGGCGACTTCGATCCGGCGGGTGCGAGGCGCTTCGGGGCCGTTGCGAAACACCACGGTGCAGGCCGCGTCGGTGCTGCCGTAGTTGTTGACCTGGATGGAGCCGATGTCGGCATCAGTGTCATAGGCGGTGTAGTCGATGCTCAGGCCGTTGAGGTGTTTCTCCACATCGATCGGGTACGCAAACGCAGTCAGCGGCAGCAAGGCCAGCAGCGCACAACAGATTTTCTTCATTCGGCAGTCTCCACAAGGGACCGCCAGCTTAGGACAAGAGGAGCTCAATATGAAAGCGCCCCGCGTGACCCTTGATCAATGGCGAACGTTGCAGGCGGTGGTGGACCACGGTGGTTTCGCCCAGGCCGCCGAAGTGCTGCATCGTTCCCAGTCATCGGTGAGCTACACCGTGGCCCGCATGCAGGATCAACTCGGCGTGCCGCTGCTGCGCATCGACGGACGCAAGGCTGTGCTGACCGAGGCCGGTGGCGTGTTGCTGCGCCGCTCCCGGCAGTTGGTTAAACAGGCCAGCCAGCTGGAGGACCTTGCCCACCACATGGAACAAGGCTGGGAAGCAGAGGTGCGCCTGGTGGTCGACGCCGCCTACCCCAACGCCCGCCTGGTACGCGCCTTGACCGCGTTCATGCCGCAAAGCCGTGGCTGCCGGGTGCGCCTGCGTGAGGAGGTGTTGTCCGGTGTCGAAGAAGTGCTGCTCGAAGGCGTGGCCGACCTGGCCATCAGCGGCTTCAGTATTCCCGGTTTCCTGGGCGCGGAATTGAGCGATGTCGAGTTCGTCGCGGTGGCCCATCCCGAGCATGCCCTGCACCGTCTCAATCGCGAGCTGAACTTCCAAGACCTGGAAAGCCAGTTGCAAGTGGTGATCCGCGACTCCGGTCGCCAGCAACCACGGGATGTCGGCTGGCTCGGCGCCGAACAGCGCTGGACGGTGGGCAGCCTGGCCACCGCCGCGACGTTTGTCGGCAGCGGCCTGGGCTTCGCCTGGCTGCCTCGGCACATGATCGAACGGGAACTCAGAGAGGGTTTGCTCAAGCGTCTACCCTTGGAACAGGGAGGCACCCGCAATTCCACCTTCTATCTGTTCTCGAACAAGGAAAAGCCCCTGGGCCCGGCCACGCAGATCCTCATCGAACTGCTGCGCACCTTCGACACCGCGCCGCTGGATGCTCCGTTCGCCGCCCCTGAACAAGCCTGACAAGGACTTCGCCGATGGCCTATTTCGCCCACGAAGATTGCAATTTGCACTACGAGGAATACGGCCACGGCGCGCCCTTGCTGCTGGTTCACGGGCTGGGCTCCAGTACCCGCGACTGGGAAAGCCAGATCCCGGTATTTTCTGCCCGTTATCACCTGATCGTGGTGGACGTGCGCGGTCATGGGCGTTCCGACAAACCGCACGAGCGCTACAGCATCGAAGGGTTCAGCGCCGACTTGATCGCCCTGATCGAACATCTGGACCTCGGCCCCGTGCATCTGGTGGGCTGGTCCATGGGTGGCATGATCTGCTTTCAACTGGCGGTGGACCAACCCGGCCTCATCAAGAGCCTGTGCATTGTCAACAGCGCGCCCGAAATCAAAGTCCGCACGCCCGATGACTGTTGGCAATGGTTCAAGCGCTGGAGCCTGATGCGTATCCTCAGCCTGGAGACCATCGGCAAGGCCCTGGGCGCGAAATTATTTCCCAAGCCCGAGCAAACCGAGTTACGCCTGGAAATGGCTCGGCGCTGGGCAAAAAACGACAAACGTGCTTATCTCGCCAGCTTCGATGCCATCGTCGGATGGGGCGTGCAGGAACGGCTGTCGCAAGTGGCCTGTCCAACCCTGGTCATTTGCGCCGACCACGACTACACCCCGGTGGCGCTGAAAGAAGCCTATGTAAAGCTGCTGCCCGATGCTCGGCTGGTGGTGATCGCCGATTCCCGGCACGCTACCCCGCTGGATCAACCCGAACGTTTCAACCAAACCCTGCTCGAATTTCTGACCGCAGTCGACTCCACCACTCAGGACCACTGACCCCATGCTGAAAAAAATTGCCCTCGCCGCCGGCACCGTACTGTTTGCCGCCAACCTGATGGCCGCGCCAGCGCCACACGTATTGCTGGACACCACCAACGGCCAGATCGAAATCGAACTGGACCCGGTCAAGGCCCCCATCAGCACCAAGAATTTCCTTGAGTACGTGGACAGCGGGTTCTACAACAACACGATCTTCCATCGCGTGATCCCAGGCTTCATGGCCCAGGGCGGCGGCTTCACCACACAGATGCAACAAAAGGAAACCAAGCCGCCGATCAAGAACGAAGCCAGTAACGGCCTGCACAACGTTCGCGGCACCTTGTCGATGGCCCGCACGTCCAACCCGGACTCGGCCACCAGCCAGTTCTTCATCAACGTGGCCGACAATGCGTTCCTCGACCCGGGCCGTGACGCCGGTTACGCGGTGTTCGCCAAAGTGGTCAAGGGCATGGACGTGGTGGACATCATCGTCAATTCCCAGACCACTACCAAACAAGGCATGCAAAACGTGCCGATCGACCCTGTGCTCATCAAGTCGGCCAAGCGCATCGACTGAGGCGGCACACGGCAAGCCTGAGCGGCGACGGCAATCCCGTGCCGCTCATAGCAAAAAGGAGAGCCCCTGCCAGGGCATTTACAGATGGTTTATCGCCGCTTCGAAACACTGATCGATATCTTCCGCGACGCCCCAACCTCGGCCCCGCCGAACCGGGTCCTCCCCTTCTACACCTATTACCTGAAACAGGTCTGGCCCAGCTTCGCCGTGCTGCTGGTGGTGGGCCTGATTGGCGCGCTGATCGAGGTCGCGCTGTTCAGCTACCTGAGCCGCATCATCGACCTGACCCTGGGTGCGCCCAACGTCAACTTCTTCAAGGACCATGGCCTGGAACTGGCCTGGATGGCGGTGGTGGCGCTGGTCTTGCGGCCAATCTTCGTGGCCCTGCACGACCTGCTGGTGCACCAGACCCTGAGCCCCGGCATGACCAGCCTCATCCGCTGGCAGAACCACAGTTATGTGCTCAAGCAGAGCCTTAACTTTTTCCAGAACGACTTCGCCGGGCGCATCGCCCAGCGCATCATGCAGACCGGCAACTCGCTGCGTGATTCAGCCGTACAGGCCGTGGACGCCTTGTGGCATGTGCTGATCTATGCGGTCAGCTCGCTGGTGCTGTTCGCTGAAGCCGACTGGCGCCTGATGATTCCGCTGCTGATGTGGATCGCCGCCTATATCGGCGCGCTGTGTTACTTCGTGCCGAGGGTCAAGGAGCGCTCGGTGATATCGTCCGACGCCCGCTCCAAGCTCATGGGCCGGATCGTCGACGGCTACACCAACATCACCACCCTGAAGCTGTTCGCCCATACCAACTTCGAGCAGCAATACGCCCGCGAAGCGATCCAGGAACAGACCGAAAAAGCCCAACTGGCAGGCCGTGTGGTGACCAGCATGGACGTGGTCATCACCAGCATGAACGGGATGCTGATCGTCGGCACCACCGGGCTGGCCCTGTGGCTGTGGACCCAGTCGTTGATCAGCGTGGGCGCCATTGCCCTGGCGACCGGGCTGGTGATTCGCATCGTCAACATGTCCGGCTGGATCATGTGGGTGGTCAACGGCATTTTCGAAAACATCGGCATGGTCCAGGAC
Encoded proteins:
- a CDS encoding LysR family transcriptional regulator — translated: MKAPRVTLDQWRTLQAVVDHGGFAQAAEVLHRSQSSVSYTVARMQDQLGVPLLRIDGRKAVLTEAGGVLLRRSRQLVKQASQLEDLAHHMEQGWEAEVRLVVDAAYPNARLVRALTAFMPQSRGCRVRLREEVLSGVEEVLLEGVADLAISGFSIPGFLGAELSDVEFVAVAHPEHALHRLNRELNFQDLESQLQVVIRDSGRQQPRDVGWLGAEQRWTVGSLATAATFVGSGLGFAWLPRHMIERELREGLLKRLPLEQGGTRNSTFYLFSNKEKPLGPATQILIELLRTFDTAPLDAPFAAPEQA
- a CDS encoding carboxylate/amino acid/amine transporter; translated protein: MGYLLFVTLIQAFSFSLIGEYLAGHVDSYFAVLVRVLLAGLVFIPLTRWRQVEPAFMRGMLLIGALQFGVTYVCLYLSFRVLTVPEVLLFTILTPLHVTLIEDALNRRFNPWALIAALVAVAGAAVIRYDRINPDFFMGFLLLQLANFTYAAGQVLYKHLVARHPSDLPHYRRFGYFYLGALAVALPAFLLFGKTNFWPEAPLQWGVLVFLGLVSTALGLYWWNKGACLVNGGTLAVMNNLHVPVGLLVNLLIWNQHEALGRLLLGGSVILAAVWISRLGIRQSPATR
- a CDS encoding peptidylprolyl isomerase A, whose translation is MLKKIALAAGTVLFAANLMAAPAPHVLLDTTNGQIEIELDPVKAPISTKNFLEYVDSGFYNNTIFHRVIPGFMAQGGGFTTQMQQKETKPPIKNEASNGLHNVRGTLSMARTSNPDSATSQFFINVADNAFLDPGRDAGYAVFAKVVKGMDVVDIIVNSQTTTKQGMQNVPIDPVLIKSAKRID
- a CDS encoding FMN-dependent NADH-azoreductase; this encodes MSRVLIIESSARQQDSVSRQLTQTFISQWKAAHPADEISVRDLAINPVPHLDANLLGGWMKPAEQRNDIENASLERSNQLTDELLAADVLVMAAPMYNFAIPSTLKAWLDHVLRAGVTFKYTPTGPQGLLAGKRAFVLTARGGIHAGGSTDHQEPYLRQVMGFIGIHDVTFIHAEGMNLGGDFQEKGLNQANAKLSQVA
- a CDS encoding alpha/beta fold hydrolase, encoding MAYFAHEDCNLHYEEYGHGAPLLLVHGLGSSTRDWESQIPVFSARYHLIVVDVRGHGRSDKPHERYSIEGFSADLIALIEHLDLGPVHLVGWSMGGMICFQLAVDQPGLIKSLCIVNSAPEIKVRTPDDCWQWFKRWSLMRILSLETIGKALGAKLFPKPEQTELRLEMARRWAKNDKRAYLASFDAIVGWGVQERLSQVACPTLVICADHDYTPVALKEAYVKLLPDARLVVIADSRHATPLDQPERFNQTLLEFLTAVDSTTQDH
- a CDS encoding ABC transporter ATP-binding protein gives rise to the protein MVYRRFETLIDIFRDAPTSAPPNRVLPFYTYYLKQVWPSFAVLLVVGLIGALIEVALFSYLSRIIDLTLGAPNVNFFKDHGLELAWMAVVALVLRPIFVALHDLLVHQTLSPGMTSLIRWQNHSYVLKQSLNFFQNDFAGRIAQRIMQTGNSLRDSAVQAVDALWHVLIYAVSSLVLFAEADWRLMIPLLMWIAAYIGALCYFVPRVKERSVISSDARSKLMGRIVDGYTNITTLKLFAHTNFEQQYAREAIQEQTEKAQLAGRVVTSMDVVITSMNGMLIVGTTGLALWLWTQSLISVGAIALATGLVIRIVNMSGWIMWVVNGIFENIGMVQDGLQTIAQPVSVTDRDQAKPLTVARGEVRFEHVDFHYGKKSGVIGDLNLTIKPGEKIGLIGPSGAGKSTLVNLLLRLYDVQGGRILIDGQDIAEVGQESLRERIGMITQDTSLLHRSIRDNLLYGKPDATDAQLWEAVHKARADEFIPLLSDSEGRTGFDAHVGERGVKLSGGQRQRIAIARVLLKDAPILIMDEATSALDSEVEAAIQESLETLMQGKTVIAIAHRLSTIARMDRLVVLENGRIAETGSHAELLAHGGLYARLWQHQTGGFVGID